In the Cylindrospermopsis raciborskii Cr2010 genome, GACTTCTGCAATATCCCCGGGAGTCACTTCTTCTCGTAATAAAGATTTACCGGTTCTTTGGGTATTAGCCAGTTCGGTTTCGATGTTTTCCAATTGTCGATTGAGATTAGCCAGGTTGCCATATTTCAACTCAGCAGCACGATTAAGATCATAATTTCTTTCTGCTTGTTGAATTTCTAAATTAATCTTATCAATATCCTCCTTAATTGATTGAATTTTGGTGATAATATCTTTTTCCGACTGCCATTGAATCCTCAGAACCGCCTGCTCTTCTTTGAGATCAGCCAGCTCTTTTTCTAGTCTTTCTAAACGCTCACGAGAAGCAGGATCACTTTCCTTTTGTAAAGACAACTTCTCCATTTCCAATTGGAGAATTTTGCGATCAATTTCGTCTAATTCCTCCGGTTTAGAGGTAATTTCCATTTTTAATCTAGCAGCAGCTTCATCCACTAAATCAATAGCCTTATCTGGTAAAAAGCGATCGCTAATATAACGACTAGATAAAGTAGCAGCAGCAACCAAAGAACTATCAGAAATTCTCACGCCGTGATGCACCTCATACCTTTCCTTTAACCCTCTGAGAATAGAGATTGTATCTGGCACATCTGGTTGATCAACATAAACCTGTTGAAAGCGTCTTTCCAAAGCTGCATCTTTTTCAAGATATTTCCGATATTCATCCAAAGTTGTAGCTCCAATACAGCGCAATTCGCCTCGTGCCAACATTGGTTTTAAAAGGTTCCCCGCATCCATTGCTCCTTGGGTAGCACCTGCACCAACAACCGTGTGAATCTCATCTATAAATAATACAATATTACCACCAGATTCGGTAACTTCCTTTAATACGGCCTTGAGTCTTTCTTCAAATTCACCCCTAAACTTGGCGCCAGCAATTAAAGCTCCCATATCCAAAGCGATGAGTTTTCTATCTTTTAAAGATTGGGGTACATCCCCGGCGACTATTCGTTGAGCTAAGCCTTCAGCAATAGCTGTCTTACCCACTCCTGGTTCACCAATTAATACAGGATTATTTTTAGTTCTGCGGGAGAGAATTTGAATAGTTCTCCTAATTTCATCATCCCGACCAATTACCGGATCTAGCTGACCTTTTTTAGCTGCTTCTGTGAGGTCACGGCCATATTTTTCCAGTGATTGATATTTTCCCTCTGGACTTTGATCTGTCACTTTTTGACTCCCTCGAATTTGCTTAATAATATTTTTTAATTTTGCTTCATCCAGACCCGCTTCTTGCAGTAGATTTTTGCCAAATCGATCATCTCTACAATATCCCAACAATATATGCTCTACAGAAATATATTCATCTTTGAATTCCTGACGATATTTTTCTGCCCGATCCAATAATGTATCTAAGCTCCGTCCTAAATATACGGATGTGCTAGATCCTGATACTTTAGGCTGACGAATAATAAATTGCTCAGTATAATCTGTGATTTTTTTAATATTGGTTCCAGCTTTAGTAAAAATTGCATTTCCCAATCCATCTTGTTCTAACAAGGCTTTCATTAAATGCTCACTTTCTAGCTGCTGCTGTTGGTACTGTTTGGCTATATCAGGAGTATGAGCAATAGCTTCCCAGGCTTTTTCTGTAAATTGGTTAGGATTATTTGGCTGCATATTTTTTCATAAATCATAAATAACTCTGTCTAATTTTAATGGGGGATTGAGCTGTTTTGGGATCGGTCTTCCTGGTCCGATCGTGTAGTATTATCCCAATGGGTACAAAACACAAATGTGATACTTCGGTCTTTTTAAGTTGAGGACGTGGTTTTTAACTGCGGATTAACAGTCTTTTGTGGCAAGTAACCCTCCACTAAACAGTCACAACCGATAGTACGCCAATTAACCCGTTCTAAAACTAAAGATTCAGTCATAGAACTCAAACCCAGGTCGCCAACGGGCGTAGGCGCGTCTATGCCACCAATGATTTTGGGAGCAATAAAAGCCAGGACTTTTTGCACTGCATTTTCAGCAATTGCTCTTGCAGCTAGAGTTCCTCCACATTCCCACAGCACGGTACAAAAGCCACGCTCATACAGATGAGCCATTACCAGTCCCGGTGTTAATAGAGGTAGTTCCAGCACTTCTACACCCTTTTGGAGTAACATTTGCTGAAAATCAGGTGAACTACCTTCCTGGGTCAATACCAAGGTAGGAGCTACCCTGGTGTCCCAAAGATGGGCATTTTCTGGCAAATTCAAACTGGCACTCATCACCACTCGTAAGGGGTTATATCCTGTTTGTTGGTGAGTTGTTAAGTGGGGATTATCTCGTCTCACCGTGTTACCACCAACAATTACAGCATCACAAGCTGCTCTGAGTTGATGAACTTCGCTGCGGGCTTGACTGTTTGTAATCCAAGTGCTGTGTCCAGAATTACTAGCAATTTTGCCATCTAAGGTCATGGCATACTTCAAAATGCCTAAAGGTTTTTTGTGTAGAACACGATGGACAAAACCTTCATTTAGTTTCTGACAAGCTTCTTCTTCTACTCCTATAATTACCTCTATACCTGCTGCACGCAGTCTAGCAATACCAGCACCAGCTACCAATGGGTTAGGATCAACCATCCCCACCACTACCTTAGCCACACCCGCGTTAATTAAAGACAGAGAACAGGGAGGAGTCCTTCCATAATGATTACAAGGTTCCAGACTCACATAAATAGTAGCTCCACGAGCCCTTTCCCCAGCAGCTCTCAAGGCAAAAACTTCCGCATGGGGCTCACCAGCACGAGGATGAAAACCTTCGCCGACAATTTCTCCATCTTTGACCACCACTGCTCCCACTAGGGGGTTGGGTGAAGTGCGTCCCAAAGCTAATCGTGCCAGTTCTAAACACCTTTGCATCATTAGGGCGTCAAACTCGCTATCTAATATATTTGATGGTACTGTGAGTGGGGTTAACATCAGCTATTTTCCACCTGATAAATACATGATGAATTACGAGTTATTAATTACGAGTTAACTTAATAATTTTTTGCCACCAATGATTAAGAGGGTAATACACTACAGGGGCCCAAAGACTGCTGAGAATAGCAGAAGAAAGAGTAGATCTCTGGTAGTATATCCAGATATCCTCAATCATCTGGAAACAATTAGGTTTACAACTATTATTCGTGAAGAATAACTGAACAACAAAAACAGTATTTGATATAAGAACCATAATAAATACTATGAGGGCGATGGAAATAAAATCCTCCTGAATAAAACGGTGTTTTTGCAGTCGACTAGTTAATATTCCTACAATTGCTAGGCTTACAGTGTGGGAAGGATGAGGAGATGTTAAAGCATCTTGCAACAACCCCATAATTATACCCGCGAATGCACCAGAAATTGCAGGACGTTTCACACTCCAAGCGACTAACCAAATTAATGCCCAGTTGGGTGCTATTCCCAACAGCTCCATACCCAAAAATCTGGTTGGTGACATTAATAGACATAAAAGCACAGATATAAATATAATTACCCAGTTTAAACCTTGTCGTGACCATGGATACCAGTACTTCAGTGGAGGAATTAAGGGCTTAGATTGTTGGTATTTTTTGGTTGAATTGAGATTTTTAGCACTAAAAAATCCAGAAATTTTCATTGTTTTACCAGATTGATGAGATTCTGTTTAATTATTTATTGCTCTGGTTATCATTAGAGTTGTTTGGTATTCCCTCCAGATTATCGGGTACGTGGGGATAGATTGTCACCCAGTCCAAGTAACGAATTGGTGGAAACAATTCCACTTTAGCTAACGGGGCTGGCAATTTCTTTAAATCTAAAGACTTTATTTTCCCCACCGGTTCCCCGGGTGGAAATTTTCGACTGTAGGTGGAAGTGGATACTAGATCCCCTATCTTAATATTAGGGACCTTCTCGTAAAACTCTAACACCCCCTCCCCGGAATAATCACCCCGCAAAATACCTTTAGCTGCAGTTCGACTAATAGTTACTCCTACTTGACTTGTGGCATCGCTAATTAATACAATACGGCTAGTATGGGGAGTAACTGTCCGCACTAAACCCACTAGCCCGCCTTCTGCTTTGACTACAAAACCAGGTTTAATTCCTACTTGTGCTCCCCTATTTACAGTTACTTGTTGCCACCAATGATCTGCACTGCGTCCCACTACTCTTGCTACTACTGGGCGATTGGAAGTGCCCCCCTTCTCTACATAGCCCAGTAAATTTTGTAGTCTTTGGTTTTGGGTTTGTAATTCCACTATGCGAGTTTGTAACTCCATGAGTTTGGCATCGCGAATTTTATTCTCCGCATGATTACTAGATTGCAAAGTAGTTAAAGGAAAGATAAAAGATTGGTATAGCTCCATTAATAATTCACCATTTGTCTCCTTCAATGTCCAAGCACCACTCAATATCAAACCTAATAATGCTAGTTGCAATGTTTTATGTTCCCACCAACGCTTTATAGTAAACATTTGTACCTTAAATTAACATGTAATGGATTAGTCAGTCAGTGTTTTAGTAAAAAACAGTACCCATCAAGCATTTCAATAATGATTTTCACCTTTATTATTACTTAGTGGATACTATCCAATTACAATAATTTAGATGGATCCAGGTATCCACTAGGCTAGCATTAAGACTTCTACGTGTTACGCGACCTTCCACTAAATACACGTTCAAGCTGCTTAAAGTTTTCCAAGACACGTCCAGTTCCCAAGACTACACAG is a window encoding:
- the ribD gene encoding bifunctional diaminohydroxyphosphoribosylaminopyrimidine deaminase/5-amino-6-(5-phosphoribosylamino)uracil reductase RibD; the protein is MLTPLTVPSNILDSEFDALMMQRCLELARLALGRTSPNPLVGAVVVKDGEIVGEGFHPRAGEPHAEVFALRAAGERARGATIYVSLEPCNHYGRTPPCSLSLINAGVAKVVVGMVDPNPLVAGAGIARLRAAGIEVIIGVEEEACQKLNEGFVHRVLHKKPLGILKYAMTLDGKIASNSGHSTWITNSQARSEVHQLRAACDAVIVGGNTVRRDNPHLTTHQQTGYNPLRVVMSASLNLPENAHLWDTRVAPTLVLTQEGSSPDFQQMLLQKGVEVLELPLLTPGLVMAHLYERGFCTVLWECGGTLAARAIAENAVQKVLAFIAPKIIGGIDAPTPVGDLGLSSMTESLVLERVNWRTIGCDCLVEGYLPQKTVNPQLKTTSST
- the mreD gene encoding rod shape-determining protein MreD; this encodes MKISGFFSAKNLNSTKKYQQSKPLIPPLKYWYPWSRQGLNWVIIFISVLLCLLMSPTRFLGMELLGIAPNWALIWLVAWSVKRPAISGAFAGIIMGLLQDALTSPHPSHTVSLAIVGILTSRLQKHRFIQEDFISIALIVFIMVLISNTVFVVQLFFTNNSCKPNCFQMIEDIWIYYQRSTLSSAILSSLWAPVVYYPLNHWWQKIIKLTRN
- the mreC gene encoding rod shape-determining protein MreC, with product MFTIKRWWEHKTLQLALLGLILSGAWTLKETNGELLMELYQSFIFPLTTLQSSNHAENKIRDAKLMELQTRIVELQTQNQRLQNLLGYVEKGGTSNRPVVARVVGRSADHWWQQVTVNRGAQVGIKPGFVVKAEGGLVGLVRTVTPHTSRIVLISDATSQVGVTISRTAAKGILRGDYSGEGVLEFYEKVPNIKIGDLVSTSTYSRKFPPGEPVGKIKSLDLKKLPAPLAKVELFPPIRYLDWVTIYPHVPDNLEGIPNNSNDNQSNK
- the clpB gene encoding ATP-dependent chaperone ClpB; translation: MQPNNPNQFTEKAWEAIAHTPDIAKQYQQQQLESEHLMKALLEQDGLGNAIFTKAGTNIKKITDYTEQFIIRQPKVSGSSTSVYLGRSLDTLLDRAEKYRQEFKDEYISVEHILLGYCRDDRFGKNLLQEAGLDEAKLKNIIKQIRGSQKVTDQSPEGKYQSLEKYGRDLTEAAKKGQLDPVIGRDDEIRRTIQILSRRTKNNPVLIGEPGVGKTAIAEGLAQRIVAGDVPQSLKDRKLIALDMGALIAGAKFRGEFEERLKAVLKEVTESGGNIVLFIDEIHTVVGAGATQGAMDAGNLLKPMLARGELRCIGATTLDEYRKYLEKDAALERRFQQVYVDQPDVPDTISILRGLKERYEVHHGVRISDSSLVAAATLSSRYISDRFLPDKAIDLVDEAAARLKMEITSKPEELDEIDRKILQLEMEKLSLQKESDPASRERLERLEKELADLKEEQAVLRIQWQSEKDIITKIQSIKEDIDKINLEIQQAERNYDLNRAAELKYGNLANLNRQLENIETELANTQRTGKSLLREEVTPGDIAEVISKWTGIPISKLVESEKEKLLHLEEELHQRVVGQAEAVTAVADAIQRSRAGLADPNRPIASFIFLGPTGVGKTELAKALAAYMFDTEESMVRIDMSEYMEKHTVSRLIGAPPGYVGYEEGGQLTETIRRRPYAVILFDEIEKAHPDVFNIFLQILDDGRVTDSQGRTVDFKNTIIIMTSNIGSQYILDVAGDDSRYDEMRHRVMETMRNSFRPEFLNRIDEIIIFHSLQKSELRKIVQLQVERLTQRLTDRKMSLELSGSALDFLAEVGYDPVYGARPLKRALQRELETKIAKAILRGEFDEGDTIFVDVQNERLVFRGSPLVVPG